Proteins from one Thermobifida alba genomic window:
- a CDS encoding glycoside hydrolase family 65 protein, translating into MSPWLLRYDGFDPASEGLREALCTLGNGYLATRGAAPEARADGVHYPGSYLAGCYDRLTSVVVGHEVVNEDLVNIPNWLPFTFRAADGPWLGDGADVTGQRLELDLRRGVLTRTGVVVDGRGHRTRLVQRRLVSMDERHVAALETTLVPQDWEGTLTVRTGLDGRVTNSGVARYRDLDGAHLRPEGSGGDEEGRMWLRTRTATSRIEIAVAARTAVVRGPAPRAVRVTSHDDLVEQELEIPVSRGGQVTVAKTVAVHSSRDRAVSDCLDAARDTAAHAAGFDGLLRRHAAAWRRLWQASDVEVDDTEQLRVLRLHLFHLLQTLSPHTADLDVGVPARGLHGEAYRGHVFWDELFVLPFLNTRFPQVARALLRYRWRRLPQARAAARACGHRGAMFPWQSGSDGREETQLLHLNPRSGHWLPDNSRLQRHVGLAVAYNVWQHYQATGDVDFLLDFGAELLLEVARFFASLATFDRALNRYVIRGVMGPDEYHEGYPDRDGPGLDDNAYTNVMTVWVLRRALDVLAVLPERERAELLERLEVGFDELELFEDVRVRMRVPFHDGVISQFAGYEDLAELDWARYRDTYGDIHRLDRILEAEGDSCNRYKASKQADVLMIFFLLSPEEFADILSDLGYAYDPGLVPRTVEYYLARTSHGSTLSAVVHAWVLARVDRAASWRFFVESLRSDIDDVQGGTTAEGIHLGAMAGTLDLLTRCYPGLDLQDGVLRLDPELPVGLDRLSFVLRHRGHRGLRLRCHGRRVRITVPPSTAPPVTVEVGGRTVRVPAGHDRVLSPAPGDRWDGGPCR; encoded by the coding sequence GTGAGCCCGTGGCTGCTGCGCTACGACGGATTCGACCCGGCCTCCGAGGGCCTCCGGGAGGCGCTGTGCACCCTCGGCAACGGCTACCTCGCCACGCGGGGCGCGGCCCCCGAGGCCCGGGCCGACGGCGTGCACTACCCGGGCAGCTACCTCGCGGGCTGCTACGACCGGCTCACCTCCGTGGTCGTCGGCCACGAGGTCGTCAACGAGGACCTCGTCAACATCCCCAACTGGCTTCCGTTCACCTTCCGCGCCGCCGACGGGCCGTGGCTGGGCGACGGCGCCGACGTCACCGGCCAGCGGCTCGAACTGGACCTGCGGCGCGGCGTGCTGACCCGCACCGGCGTGGTCGTCGACGGGCGGGGGCACCGTACCCGGCTCGTCCAGCGCCGCCTCGTCTCGATGGACGAGCGGCACGTCGCCGCGTTGGAGACCACCCTGGTCCCGCAGGACTGGGAGGGCACGCTGACGGTCCGGACGGGCCTGGACGGGCGCGTCACCAACTCCGGGGTGGCCCGCTACCGGGACCTCGACGGCGCGCACCTGCGCCCCGAGGGGAGCGGGGGCGACGAGGAGGGACGGATGTGGCTGCGGACCCGCACCGCCACCTCGCGCATCGAGATCGCGGTGGCGGCCCGCACCGCGGTCGTCCGGGGACCCGCCCCGCGGGCGGTGCGCGTGACCTCCCACGACGACCTGGTCGAGCAGGAGTTGGAGATCCCGGTGTCCCGGGGCGGGCAGGTCACCGTGGCGAAGACCGTGGCGGTGCACTCCTCCCGCGACCGCGCGGTCAGCGACTGCCTGGACGCGGCGCGCGACACCGCCGCGCACGCCGCCGGCTTCGACGGCCTGCTGCGCCGCCACGCCGCCGCGTGGCGGCGCCTGTGGCAGGCGTCCGACGTGGAGGTCGACGACACCGAGCAGCTCCGGGTGCTGCGCCTGCACCTGTTCCACCTGCTGCAGACGCTGTCGCCGCACACCGCGGACCTCGACGTCGGCGTGCCCGCCCGCGGCCTGCACGGGGAGGCCTACCGGGGCCACGTCTTCTGGGACGAACTGTTCGTCCTCCCTTTTCTCAACACCCGGTTCCCGCAGGTCGCGCGGGCTCTGCTGCGGTACCGGTGGCGGCGTCTGCCGCAGGCGCGGGCCGCGGCCCGCGCCTGCGGGCACCGCGGCGCCATGTTCCCCTGGCAGAGCGGCAGCGACGGCCGCGAGGAGACGCAGCTGCTGCACCTCAACCCGAGGTCGGGACACTGGCTGCCGGACAACTCCCGCCTGCAGCGCCACGTCGGCCTCGCCGTCGCGTACAACGTGTGGCAGCACTACCAGGCCACCGGCGACGTGGACTTCCTCCTCGACTTCGGTGCGGAGCTGCTGCTGGAGGTCGCCCGGTTCTTCGCCTCCCTGGCCACGTTCGACCGTGCGCTGAACCGCTATGTGATCCGCGGCGTCATGGGGCCCGACGAGTACCACGAGGGGTACCCCGACCGGGACGGGCCCGGGCTGGACGACAACGCGTACACCAACGTCATGACGGTGTGGGTGCTGCGCCGCGCCCTCGACGTCCTGGCGGTGCTGCCGGAGCGGGAACGGGCGGAGCTCCTGGAGCGCCTGGAGGTGGGCTTCGACGAACTGGAGCTGTTCGAGGACGTCCGCGTCCGGATGCGGGTGCCCTTCCACGACGGGGTGATCAGCCAGTTCGCCGGCTACGAGGACCTCGCCGAACTGGACTGGGCACGCTACCGGGACACCTACGGCGACATCCACAGGCTCGACCGGATCCTGGAGGCCGAGGGCGACTCCTGCAACCGGTACAAGGCGTCCAAGCAGGCCGACGTACTCATGATCTTCTTCCTGCTGTCGCCGGAGGAGTTCGCCGACATCCTGTCCGACCTGGGCTACGCGTACGATCCCGGGCTCGTCCCGCGCACCGTCGAGTACTACCTGGCGCGCACCTCCCACGGCTCCACGCTCAGCGCGGTCGTGCACGCCTGGGTCCTGGCCCGGGTCGACCGCGCGGCCTCGTGGCGGTTCTTCGTGGAGTCGCTGCGCTCCGACATCGACGACGTGCAGGGCGGCACCACCGCCGAGGGCATCCACCTGGGGGCGATGGCGGGCACCCTGGACCTGCTCACCCGCTGCTACCCCGGCCTGGACCTGCAAGACGGGGTGCTGCGTCTCGACCCGGAGCTGCCCGTCGGACTCGACCGCCTCTCCTTCGTCCTGCGCCACCGCGGCCACCGGGGCCTGCGGCTGCGCTGCCACGGCAGGCGGGTGCGGATCACGGTTCCGCCGTCGACCGCTCCGCCCGTCACGGTGGAGGTAGGGGGGCGCACCGTCCGCGTTCCGGCGGGACACGACCGCGTGCTGTCCCCGGCCCCCGGCGACCGGTGGGACGGAGGTCCCTGCCGGTGA
- a CDS encoding universal stress protein codes for MNPTPRKNRIVVGFDGSAISLAALDWAAEEARARNCELWVVHVLDRGQATRPSYAGAPPSQTDRHSRLVRHLHRAVREAERIWPRIVPFVVGGDLVAPALLRAAAEAELLVVGTPEHRSLDTPTLSSTAAACVREARCPVVIVSHVPRTGDERRPLALVPAARAEANV; via the coding sequence ATGAATCCGACACCGCGGAAGAACCGGATCGTCGTCGGCTTCGACGGATCGGCGATCTCCCTGGCCGCCCTGGACTGGGCGGCTGAGGAGGCCCGTGCCCGGAACTGCGAGCTGTGGGTGGTGCACGTCCTCGACAGGGGGCAGGCCACCCGGCCCAGCTACGCGGGCGCTCCGCCCTCGCAGACCGACCGCCACTCGCGGCTCGTACGCCACCTGCACCGGGCGGTGCGGGAGGCCGAACGGATCTGGCCGCGGATCGTTCCGTTCGTGGTCGGCGGCGACCTGGTGGCGCCCGCCCTGCTGCGTGCCGCCGCCGAGGCGGAACTGCTGGTGGTGGGCACGCCGGAGCACCGCTCGCTGGACACTCCCACGCTCAGTTCGACCGCTGCCGCCTGCGTGCGGGAGGCCCGCTGCCCCGTCGTGATCGTGTCGCACGTCCCGCGCACCGGGGACGAGCGGCGACCGCTGGCCCTCGTGCCCGCCGCCCGGGCCGAAGCCAACGTCTGA
- a CDS encoding GAF domain-containing sensor histidine kinase, whose translation MADDTPNGGRDSVFVPHMRLDELLSELQVRINAVMLTRDRVRSLLDAVVSVGTGLDLETTLRRIVSTAMDLVDARYGAMGVIGAEGRLERFIPLGMDDEEIAAVEHWPEGRGLLGLLIKEPQALRLSRIADHPESAGFPEGHPPMRTFLGVPIRVRDEVFGNLYLTEKANRGVFDEEDEAIVTALATAAGIAIENARLYEETRRREIWLDASDEITTRLLSGTAPREVLHLVAEKARRMADADIVAIATPDSDGAELVVRVADGPDASLVRGRSASMDGSLTGRAFRGADPIITDLVREPLEPAHLLDGLDIGPVMLVPLGAPDSRRGVLILGNRAGRLPFPVPTVHMLHAFAGHAAVTLELAEARRDAERLIVLEDRDRIAKDLHDVVIQRLFAIAMSLMSSVRRIEDAGAAQRVRQAVDDLDDTIRQIRSTIFALQHNVDSGRAWLRNQILDVVDAATESLGFSAGLRLDGPIDSAVPDPVAEHVLAVLSEALSNIARHARASRADITVHVDSQVTLTVVDDGVGLPAQGRRSGLRNLAERAEALGGSFEAVRRAEGGTLLRWQVPLPREE comes from the coding sequence ATGGCCGACGACACCCCGAACGGCGGACGCGACAGCGTGTTCGTGCCGCACATGCGACTGGACGAACTGCTCAGTGAACTCCAGGTGCGGATCAACGCCGTCATGCTCACCCGGGACCGGGTGCGCTCCCTGCTCGACGCGGTGGTCTCGGTCGGCACCGGCCTGGATCTGGAGACCACGCTGCGCCGCATCGTCTCCACCGCCATGGACCTGGTGGACGCCCGCTACGGGGCGATGGGCGTCATCGGCGCCGAGGGGCGGTTGGAGCGGTTCATCCCGCTGGGCATGGACGACGAGGAGATCGCCGCCGTCGAGCACTGGCCCGAGGGGCGCGGCCTGCTCGGGCTGCTCATCAAGGAGCCGCAGGCGCTGCGCCTGTCGCGCATCGCCGACCATCCGGAGTCCGCGGGGTTCCCCGAGGGGCACCCGCCGATGCGGACCTTCCTCGGCGTGCCGATCCGGGTCCGCGACGAGGTGTTCGGCAACCTCTACCTGACCGAGAAGGCCAACCGCGGCGTCTTCGACGAGGAGGACGAGGCGATCGTCACCGCGCTGGCCACCGCGGCGGGGATCGCCATCGAGAACGCCCGCCTGTACGAGGAGACCCGCCGCCGCGAGATCTGGCTGGACGCCTCCGACGAGATCACCACGCGCCTGCTCTCCGGCACCGCGCCCCGCGAGGTGCTGCACCTGGTCGCGGAGAAGGCCCGCCGCATGGCCGACGCCGACATCGTGGCCATCGCCACGCCCGATTCGGACGGCGCGGAACTGGTGGTGCGGGTCGCCGACGGCCCCGACGCGTCCCTGGTCCGCGGCCGCTCCGCGTCGATGGACGGCTCCCTCACCGGACGCGCCTTCCGGGGGGCCGACCCGATCATCACCGACCTGGTCCGCGAGCCCCTCGAACCCGCGCACCTGCTGGACGGGCTGGACATCGGACCGGTCATGCTGGTGCCGCTGGGCGCTCCCGACTCCCGCCGCGGGGTGCTGATCCTCGGCAACCGCGCCGGCCGCCTCCCGTTCCCCGTGCCGACCGTGCACATGCTGCACGCCTTCGCCGGGCACGCCGCGGTCACCCTGGAACTGGCCGAGGCCCGCCGCGACGCCGAACGGCTCATCGTCCTGGAGGACCGCGACCGCATCGCCAAGGACCTGCACGACGTCGTCATCCAGCGGCTCTTCGCGATCGCGATGTCGTTGATGAGCTCGGTCCGGCGGATCGAGGACGCCGGTGCGGCGCAGCGGGTGCGTCAGGCCGTCGACGACCTCGACGACACCATCCGCCAGATCCGCTCCACCATCTTCGCGTTGCAGCACAACGTCGACAGCGGGCGCGCCTGGCTGCGCAACCAGATCCTCGACGTGGTCGACGCCGCCACCGAGTCGCTGGGATTCTCCGCCGGGCTGCGCCTGGACGGCCCCATCGACAGCGCGGTGCCCGATCCGGTCGCCGAGCACGTGCTCGCCGTGCTGAGCGAGGCCCTGTCCAACATCGCACGGCACGCCCGGGCCTCCCGCGCCGACATCACCGTGCACGTGGACTCACAGGTGACGCTCACCGTGGTCGACGACGGGGTGGGGCTGCCCGCGCAGGGGCGCCGCAGCGGACTGCGCAACCTCGCCGAACGCGCCGAGGCGCTGGGCGGCTCCTTCGAGGCGGTGCGCCGCGCCGAGGGGGGCACGCTGCTGCGCTGGCAGGTGCCGCTGCCCCGGGAGGAGTGA
- a CDS encoding FHA domain-containing protein → MYDLAPGMRLCFGRSRRADIVIRPDGPKLSRIAGEIAVEDGGVRITNRSSTHLLRVVMRGRTTDLPQTAAATPAASFVLVEGTVEVGSPTMHAEHQVLRVTVAPRTPDPRPEPPPATEETSTVGPWEIDTETRYFAVALALCQDRLENPAASGRVPTAKETTLAVLRLTHCHHHLSRIRAGDAATLGRLTKRVEDHLKYLRKLLRDKGQLPRGVEHLSKQSLAHYLVDLEILRPEHLGLRTDPRWLAVQEQLWWDE, encoded by the coding sequence GTGTACGACCTCGCCCCCGGCATGCGGCTGTGCTTCGGCCGCAGCCGCAGAGCCGACATCGTGATCCGCCCCGACGGCCCGAAACTGTCCCGGATCGCCGGGGAGATCGCGGTCGAGGACGGGGGCGTGCGGATCACCAACCGGAGCAGCACCCACCTGCTCCGGGTCGTCATGCGGGGACGAACCACCGACCTGCCCCAGACCGCGGCCGCGACCCCCGCGGCCTCCTTCGTCCTCGTCGAGGGAACGGTGGAGGTCGGCTCGCCCACGATGCACGCCGAACACCAGGTCCTGCGGGTCACCGTCGCCCCCCGGACGCCGGACCCCCGCCCCGAACCGCCCCCCGCCACCGAGGAGACCTCCACCGTGGGGCCGTGGGAGATCGACACGGAGACCCGCTACTTCGCCGTCGCGCTCGCGCTGTGCCAGGACCGGTTGGAGAACCCCGCCGCGAGCGGCCGGGTCCCCACCGCCAAGGAGACCACCCTGGCGGTGCTGCGGCTCACCCACTGCCACCACCACCTCAGCAGGATCCGGGCGGGCGACGCCGCCACACTCGGCCGCCTCACCAAACGCGTCGAGGACCACCTCAAGTACCTGCGGAAACTGCTCAGGGACAAGGGGCAGCTGCCCCGGGGGGTCGAACACCTCAGCAAGCAGAGCCTCGCCCACTACCTGGTCGACCTGGAGATCCTGCGGCCCGAACACCTGGGGCTGCGCACCGACCCCCGCTGGCTGGCGGTCCAGGAGCAGCTGTGGTGGGACGAGTGA
- a CDS encoding phosphatase PAP2 family protein, with the protein MTRPTEPRRSGVVEWPSASEIAWGLASDKIAILLAVVLVTLTVLSAGALQPIDVMINTLPRPFEDEIRTFLILWPDTVASRAVALPVLAVVALHLAYWHRSWRPVVLGVGGVFGMICLVASMKLILGRSHPRTNDPSFFTDGGVSFPSGHGANAILIYGLVLFLIVRYQAVRPHIVPRLAYCIAGIAFLQAAVSIYLHFHWFSDLATGMVAGAFALRLTMKLDEMIPEGRTANWWPFHGRFRPFPLRRP; encoded by the coding sequence ATGACCCGCCCGACGGAACCGAGGCGGTCCGGTGTCGTGGAGTGGCCCAGTGCGAGCGAGATCGCCTGGGGACTGGCATCGGACAAGATCGCGATCCTGTTGGCTGTGGTCCTGGTCACACTCACAGTCCTGTCTGCAGGCGCACTGCAGCCGATCGACGTCATGATCAACACGCTGCCGCGCCCGTTCGAAGACGAGATCAGGACGTTCCTCATCTTATGGCCAGACACGGTCGCTTCGCGAGCCGTGGCCCTCCCCGTTCTGGCCGTCGTCGCCCTGCACCTGGCGTACTGGCACCGCTCCTGGCGGCCCGTGGTGCTCGGCGTCGGCGGAGTGTTCGGAATGATCTGCCTGGTCGCGAGCATGAAGCTGATCCTGGGACGCTCGCACCCGCGCACCAACGACCCCTCCTTCTTCACCGACGGAGGTGTCTCGTTCCCGTCGGGCCACGGCGCCAACGCCATCCTCATCTACGGCCTGGTGCTGTTCCTCATCGTGCGCTACCAGGCGGTTCGGCCGCACATCGTGCCGCGCCTGGCCTACTGCATCGCGGGCATCGCGTTCCTCCAGGCCGCGGTCTCGATCTACCTGCACTTCCACTGGTTCAGCGACCTGGCGACCGGCATGGTCGCGGGGGCCTTCGCCCTGCGGCTGACCATGAAACTGGACGAGATGATCCCCGAGGGGCGCACCGCGAACTGGTGGCCGTTCCACGGCCGGTTCCGGCCGTTCCCCCTCCGCAGACCCTGA
- a CDS encoding GntR family transcriptional regulator: MVELSQKPGDASQLARNPLREQIRRVLVDGLLSGRWKPGERIVERRVAAELNVSQAPVREALRELEALRLIESVPNKGARVRDFGVADMAEIYPVRAGLELVAARLAAPRLAEDIRPLEREVESLRRATAVGDVDGQIKHSVEFHREIVRAARNSVLLHTWESLGVEVWTALSVRWLDMELHAKAADHWAITEAFRNRDPQVGQMLSDHVLNYVEAALRSRDSVG; this comes from the coding sequence ATGGTCGAACTTTCCCAGAAACCGGGGGACGCCTCCCAGCTGGCCCGCAACCCGCTGCGCGAGCAGATCCGACGTGTCCTGGTCGACGGTCTGCTGTCGGGCCGGTGGAAGCCGGGAGAGCGGATCGTGGAGCGCCGGGTGGCCGCCGAACTCAACGTGAGCCAGGCGCCGGTCCGCGAGGCGCTGCGCGAACTGGAGGCCCTGCGGCTGATCGAGTCGGTGCCCAACAAGGGCGCGCGGGTCCGGGACTTCGGCGTCGCGGACATGGCCGAGATCTACCCGGTGCGCGCCGGCCTGGAGCTGGTGGCGGCCCGCCTGGCCGCCCCCCGGCTGGCCGAGGACATCCGGCCGCTGGAGCGCGAGGTGGAGTCGCTGCGGCGGGCCACCGCCGTCGGGGACGTGGACGGACAGATCAAGCACAGCGTCGAGTTCCACCGCGAGATCGTGCGCGCCGCCCGCAACAGCGTGCTGCTGCACACCTGGGAGTCGCTGGGCGTGGAGGTGTGGACGGCGCTCTCGGTGCGCTGGCTCGACATGGAGCTGCACGCCAAGGCGGCCGACCACTGGGCGATCACCGAGGCGTTCCGCAACCGCGATCCCCAGGTCGGCCAGATGCTCAGCGACCACGTGCTCAACTACGTCGAGGCGGCCCTGCGCTCGCGCGACTCCGTCGGCTGA
- the pdhA gene encoding pyruvate dehydrogenase (acetyl-transferring) E1 component subunit alpha, with protein sequence MADTAKPKATGKTGSRRRAARPNAGPDFSGEQPKVLLDYYRQMLLIRRFEERTAQAYTQARIGGYCHLNLGEEATIVGLMTALQERDYLFTNYREHGYAIAKGIHPRRVMAELYGRSTGVSKGWGGSMHLFDTEARLLGGYGIVGGQLPLAVGAALAITYRGSDEIVMCQMGDGTTNIGAFHESLNIASLWNLPVVFVVINNYTGMGTTVERSSAEPELYKRGSAYRMEGVRVDGRDVLAVRDAAATLVERARSEQRPFLLEALSYRMKGHSVVDPAKYRTKEEAEEALANDPVAAFEAQLTEAGILTEEAKQEIAESVRAEVADAADFAENSPHPEVSTLFDYTYATPVANESRRMPADPVFAE encoded by the coding sequence ATGGCTGACACGGCCAAACCGAAGGCAACCGGCAAGACCGGTTCCCGACGCCGCGCGGCCCGTCCCAACGCCGGCCCCGACTTCAGCGGCGAGCAGCCCAAGGTCCTCCTCGACTACTACCGGCAGATGCTGCTGATCCGCCGCTTCGAGGAGCGCACCGCGCAGGCCTACACCCAGGCCCGCATCGGCGGCTACTGCCACCTCAACCTCGGTGAGGAAGCCACCATCGTCGGCCTCATGACGGCACTGCAGGAACGCGACTACCTGTTCACCAACTACCGCGAGCACGGCTACGCCATCGCCAAGGGCATCCACCCGCGCCGGGTGATGGCCGAGCTGTACGGCCGCTCCACCGGCGTGTCCAAGGGATGGGGCGGCTCCATGCACCTGTTCGACACCGAGGCCCGCCTGCTGGGCGGCTACGGCATCGTCGGCGGCCAGCTGCCGCTCGCCGTCGGCGCGGCCCTGGCCATCACCTACCGGGGCAGCGACGAGATCGTCATGTGCCAGATGGGCGACGGCACCACCAACATCGGCGCGTTCCACGAGTCGCTGAACATCGCCAGCCTGTGGAACCTGCCCGTGGTCTTCGTGGTGATCAACAACTACACGGGCATGGGCACCACGGTCGAGAGGTCCTCGGCCGAGCCCGAGCTGTACAAGCGCGGCTCCGCCTACCGGATGGAGGGGGTGCGCGTCGACGGCCGGGACGTGCTTGCCGTCCGCGACGCCGCCGCCACGCTGGTGGAGCGCGCCCGCAGCGAACAGCGCCCGTTCCTGCTGGAGGCCCTCAGCTACCGGATGAAGGGCCACTCCGTGGTGGACCCGGCCAAGTACCGCACCAAGGAGGAGGCCGAAGAGGCCCTCGCCAACGACCCGGTGGCCGCCTTCGAGGCGCAGCTGACCGAGGCGGGCATCCTCACCGAGGAGGCCAAGCAGGAGATCGCCGAATCGGTCAGGGCCGAGGTCGCCGACGCCGCCGACTTCGCGGAGAACAGCCCGCACCCCGAGGTGTCCACGCTGTTCGACTACACCTACGCCACCCCGGTGGCCAACGAGTCGCGCCGGATGCCCGCCGACCCGGTGTTCGCCGAGTAG
- a CDS encoding alpha-ketoacid dehydrogenase subunit beta, with protein sequence MPVITYRQALRDTLRAEMHRDENVFLMGEEIGVFEGSYKITEGLLKEFGERRVRDTPIAEEGFVGAAVGAAMLGLRPVVEVMTINFSLLALDQIVNHAAKIYGMFGGQNSVPMVIRTPGGGGQQLGATHSQNIELYYAFVPGLKVVAPSTPADAAALLRAAIRDDDPVLFLENLGLYNTKGEVPDDDSVAEIGRAAVTREGTDITLIGYSRMAMVANQVADRLADEGISAEVVDLRSLRPLDRETIVNSVKKTGCAVIAEDDWLTYGIGAEIAASIQEGAFDYLDAPVRRVAMAEVPMPYAKPLETAALPSAESITTVVHETLNAVGRRVG encoded by the coding sequence ATGCCCGTCATCACCTACCGTCAGGCCCTGCGCGACACCCTCCGTGCCGAGATGCACCGCGACGAGAACGTCTTCCTCATGGGTGAGGAGATCGGTGTCTTCGAGGGCTCCTACAAGATCACCGAAGGCCTGCTCAAGGAGTTCGGGGAGCGGCGCGTCCGCGACACCCCGATCGCCGAGGAGGGGTTCGTCGGCGCGGCGGTGGGCGCCGCCATGCTCGGCCTGCGCCCCGTCGTCGAAGTCATGACGATCAACTTCTCCCTGCTGGCCCTGGACCAGATCGTCAACCACGCCGCGAAGATCTACGGCATGTTCGGCGGCCAGAACAGCGTGCCGATGGTGATCCGCACCCCGGGCGGCGGCGGCCAGCAGCTCGGCGCCACCCACTCGCAGAACATCGAGCTGTACTACGCCTTCGTCCCCGGGCTGAAGGTCGTGGCGCCCAGCACGCCCGCCGACGCCGCCGCGCTGCTGCGCGCCGCGATCCGCGACGACGACCCGGTGCTCTTCCTGGAGAACCTGGGCCTGTACAACACCAAGGGCGAGGTGCCCGACGACGACTCCGTCGCCGAGATCGGCCGCGCCGCGGTCACCCGCGAGGGCACCGACATCACCCTCATCGGCTACTCCCGGATGGCCATGGTCGCCAACCAGGTCGCCGACCGACTCGCCGACGAGGGCATCAGCGCCGAGGTCGTTGACCTGCGCTCACTGCGTCCGCTAGACCGGGAGACGATCGTGAACTCGGTGAAGAAGACCGGGTGCGCGGTCATCGCCGAGGACGACTGGCTGACCTACGGAATCGGTGCCGAGATCGCCGCGTCCATCCAGGAAGGCGCGTTCGACTACCTGGATGCTCCGGTGCGCCGGGTGGCGATGGCCGAAGTGCCCATGCCGTACGCCAAGCCGTTGGAGACCGCCGCCCTGCCGTCGGCGGAGTCGATCACGACCGTCGTCCACGAAACCCTGAACGCCGTCGGCCGGAGAGTCGGTTAA
- a CDS encoding dihydrolipoamide acetyltransferase family protein: MSEIYMPRLSDTMEEGVISSWVKQVGDKVSAGDVLVEIETDKAVMEYEAYEDGYLVQQTVGEGETVPIGAVIGVIADSPDAVPADSGGAGAAEQAAAPEQAPQPAVEEVQPTVPAQAEPAEPERGPRPLSSPLARRLAREYGLDITQIKGSGPKGRVVRADVEAAAKQREQEEAPAAAPQPVPAPAPAPAPAPAHAAARPQPEFEDLRDSEEVPVGNIRRVIARRLTQAKQEAPHFYLRRTVDAEALKEFRAQINEQLAPTGVKVSVNDLIVKAVATVLRDHPAVNSSWVDDKLLKHNRINVGIAVAVETGLVVPVLHDTDTLPLSEVARRSRALAEKARDGKLSPRDMSGGTFSVSNLGMFGVDSFAAVINPPEAAILAVGAMRQEPVVRDGEIVARHTIALELSVDHRAVDGAVGAAFLKDLAEVLESPMRIIL; the protein is encoded by the coding sequence ATGTCTGAAATCTACATGCCGCGCCTCTCCGACACCATGGAGGAAGGCGTCATCAGCTCCTGGGTGAAGCAGGTCGGCGACAAGGTCTCCGCGGGCGACGTGCTGGTGGAGATCGAGACCGACAAAGCCGTCATGGAGTATGAGGCCTACGAGGACGGCTACCTGGTCCAGCAGACCGTCGGCGAGGGCGAGACGGTGCCGATCGGCGCGGTGATCGGCGTGATCGCCGACAGCCCCGACGCCGTCCCGGCCGACTCCGGCGGCGCGGGCGCCGCCGAGCAGGCCGCGGCGCCGGAGCAGGCGCCGCAACCCGCGGTCGAGGAGGTGCAGCCCACCGTCCCCGCGCAGGCCGAACCGGCGGAACCGGAGCGGGGACCGCGTCCGCTCTCCTCCCCGCTGGCCCGCCGCCTGGCCCGCGAGTACGGCCTCGACATCACCCAGATCAAGGGCTCGGGCCCCAAGGGACGGGTGGTCCGCGCCGACGTGGAGGCCGCGGCCAAGCAGCGTGAGCAGGAGGAGGCTCCCGCGGCCGCACCGCAGCCCGTGCCCGCCCCGGCTCCCGCCCCGGCTCCCGCTCCGGCGCACGCCGCAGCCCGGCCGCAGCCGGAGTTCGAGGACCTCCGCGACTCCGAGGAGGTCCCGGTCGGCAACATCCGCAGGGTGATCGCCCGCCGCCTCACCCAGGCCAAGCAGGAGGCGCCCCACTTCTACCTGCGCCGCACGGTCGACGCCGAGGCGCTCAAGGAGTTCCGCGCCCAGATCAACGAGCAGCTCGCGCCGACCGGGGTGAAGGTCAGCGTCAACGACCTGATCGTCAAGGCCGTGGCGACGGTGCTGCGCGACCACCCGGCGGTGAACTCCTCCTGGGTGGACGACAAGCTCCTGAAGCACAACCGGATCAACGTCGGCATCGCGGTGGCGGTGGAGACCGGCCTGGTCGTCCCGGTGCTGCACGACACCGACACGTTGCCGCTGTCGGAGGTCGCGCGGCGCTCCCGCGCGCTCGCCGAGAAGGCCCGCGACGGCAAGCTGAGCCCGCGGGACATGAGCGGCGGCACGTTCAGCGTCAGCAACCTGGGCATGTTCGGCGTGGACAGCTTCGCGGCGGTGATCAACCCGCCGGAGGCGGCGATCCTCGCCGTGGGCGCGATGCGCCAGGAGCCGGTGGTGCGCGACGGCGAGATCGTGGCCCGGCACACCATCGCCCTGGAGCTGTCGGTCGACCACCGGGCGGTCGACGGTGCGGTCGGCGCCGCCTTCCTCAAGGACCTGGCCGAGGTTCTGGAGTCCCCGATGCGGATCATCCTGTAA